The window TCAACGGAGAATATCAACCAATCCTGTCCGGGAAAAAATCAGATGTCACTATAGAAATTCTCAAAGTTGTCCCAGAAGGAATGGGTGCATTGTTTGGGCATCCGCTTCCCTCCAAGCTCACCGTCCTAGATTTTGGTAATGGCACCACACTTTATTCTCGTTACAACCAAGGAAAGCGAGAAGTTCACACCCCCTACCCCGCAGGTGTAGAAGTTCTCATCGAAGACATTGCCGAAAAAATGAAACGTCTCAACGGCGGGAAAATCGGGAACGCCTCCCAGATTAGATTTTGTTTGGAAGGAGGACATACCAGATACAGTCGTGACATAGACATCAAAGAGATATATAGCAATTGTCTGAAAGATTGGTATGAAAAATTCTTAAAAAAACCCGTAGGTCTGACACTAGATGCCAAACACCAGGGAGATGAAATTTGGGCAATAGGTGGAGGCTGCTTGTTACCGGGATTGAAGAAGCTATTGGAGAAGAACGGGTTCAAAATTATGGACAATCCCGTAGAAGCTAATGCTTGTGGATTGCTAGAGATGGCAAAAGTCATGATGAACAAAAATCTGTAGCCCTTTTTTGAATTCAAAATGCAAAATGCAAAATTCAAAATGAAGAATGGAAATAATTTTATAAAGCCCTGACGGGCATGGCTGCGCTTACCGCGGTAGCGTGCCGGAGGCTCTACTAATTAATTCCGAGTACAGGCTCCCACTGAACAAAACCCACGGGACGCACTCGCGTTCAATCAGTGGTGGGTACAAGCCCTGACTGACTGATTGTCTTTAATTTTGAATTGATAATTTTGAATTTTGAATTGATTTGACCTCCCCTGGCTTGAGCTATGGGGTAACGATGCACGAATTTTGAATCAACAAATTTGAATGGGAGCGAAGCCAATGACCCCGGAAAAAGTTCGGATTAAAGATAGCTACCGAGAACGTATATTTGCCGAATCACAGCAACTAGATAAAAGTTACCTAGAGACGCTTTACTTTAT is drawn from Nodularia sp. LEGE 06071 and contains these coding sequences:
- a CDS encoding ParM/StbA family protein gives rise to the protein MPNIHALQKIFPAGFDNGYGSLKLFVDGFEVVRIPSYISTAEMEDVPGRIILDGAAYTVGESAFRTGYHFDRNTDHNENKIKNALLMLLGGLAHLPHRKAWHLKLVVSLHDIGLAENLKQELNGEYQPILSGKKSDVTIEILKVVPEGMGALFGHPLPSKLTVLDFGNGTTLYSRYNQGKREVHTPYPAGVEVLIEDIAEKMKRLNGGKIGNASQIRFCLEGGHTRYSRDIDIKEIYSNCLKDWYEKFLKKPVGLTLDAKHQGDEIWAIGGGCLLPGLKKLLEKNGFKIMDNPVEANACGLLEMAKVMMNKNL